The genomic DNA atcaaatccaaaccAGGTGTTCCAATAATTGTTGGTTTTTCTGGGATTCCCAATTTTCCCTTATCTTTCTTCAGCATCTCAATCTCACGCTGTCGCTCTTTGCTAATCAGTCCCATCTTCTCTCGCTTTATTTCACGTTTTCTTTGTACTGGTGGTAACCACCTAACCGGCGTCGGGGCATTTAAGCACGAATCATATAACTTTTCCGCTGGACTTATGTGACCTCCTCCACCTTTAGCAGCAGGAGCTGCAGAACCCCTTTTCACAGTTATCTTTGACCGCTTCAGTGGTCCCGCAGCTTTTGTCTTTGATTTACCCTTTGCCGTCCCACTTACAGAGCATCTCTGAAGGAAGTTATGGCCTGAAGAAGACTCAATGAAAGACGTCACAGGTTTAATCTTTAAGATTCGTATCATTTTCTGAAACCCACTAAGCTCCTCAGCAGGATACAGTGGAAGTCTTGCTTCTACAATTAACTTAAATTGCCTGTCACTATGgtaaacaaagaaacagatgCAGATTATCAAAGGGC from Pyrus communis chromosome 17, drPyrComm1.1, whole genome shotgun sequence includes the following:
- the LOC137723145 gene encoding uncharacterized protein, yielding MIRILKIKPVTSFIESSSGHNFLQRCSVSGTAKGKSKTKAAGPLKRSKITVKRGSAAPAAKGGGGHISPAEKLYDSCLNAPTPVRWLPPVQRKREIKREKMGLISKERQREIEMLKKDKGKLGIPEKPTIIGTPGLDLISLGLVDVEKIPKYNLTVEDGRKLAKEYSRVLMRRHRARQAAESTLLRLKKEAIEALPEHLKAAALVPDLTPFPVNRFMATLTPPIEGYIEKVKEAARKSSAKEKLR